A genomic window from Sphingobacterium spiritivorum includes:
- a CDS encoding Crp/Fnr family transcriptional regulator, with product MEKLAYMINGTKGKIRRELSRMLNNYGVKSLLSKQMFYEKCKIKTLAKGSNIFLEGQVNNSEYILLSGILHKYNSCEKENVVTTGFYVSKSLITPHFLRTRDNKSIFSLHAVTDVVLAEISSKEYKRLQKLFKEFEVFEKHYIQEEILQISHHKVFLRCYDAKERLLFFRRQFPDLEASIPHSLIASYLGITHVSLSRIRGEIAKSKITVEESANS from the coding sequence ATGGAAAAGTTAGCATATATGATAAATGGGACTAAAGGGAAAATAAGAAGAGAGTTGAGTCGTATGTTGAATAATTACGGCGTAAAATCATTGTTATCGAAACAAATGTTTTATGAAAAATGTAAAATAAAGACACTCGCTAAAGGAAGTAATATATTTCTGGAGGGGCAGGTAAACAATTCGGAATATATATTACTATCAGGAATACTTCATAAATATAACTCTTGTGAAAAGGAAAATGTAGTTACAACAGGCTTTTATGTATCTAAATCGCTTATTACTCCTCATTTTCTTCGTACTAGAGATAATAAAAGCATCTTTAGTCTCCATGCAGTGACGGATGTTGTACTTGCCGAAATCTCCTCTAAAGAATATAAGAGATTGCAGAAATTATTTAAAGAATTTGAGGTTTTTGAAAAACACTACATTCAGGAGGAGATTTTGCAGATTTCACATCACAAAGTATTCCTGCGTTGCTATGATGCGAAAGAAAGACTGCTGTTTTTTCGCCGTCAATTTCCTGATCTGGAAGCCAGTATTCCTCATAGTCTGATCGCTTCTTATCTTGGTATTACCCATGTTTCTCTCAGCAGGATCAGGGGAGAGATTGCGAAAAGCAAAATTACAGTTGAAGAAAGTGCTAACTCCTGA
- a CDS encoding DoxX family protein yields the protein MNLISKIEHWGDAHHPRWLDVLRIALGIVIFAKGVSFIMDTDSVSRLIQKTNFQLSIWSAVHYVAFAHLVGGLFIALGLSTRIAVAFQIPILLGAVFFVNITNGFSFLNSEFWFSLIILILLIVFFIVGSGTYSLDNAMNKPGYLRKI from the coding sequence ATGAACCTGATAAGCAAGATTGAGCACTGGGGAGATGCTCATCATCCCCGCTGGCTAGATGTATTAAGAATCGCATTAGGAATTGTGATCTTTGCAAAAGGAGTTAGTTTTATTATGGATACGGATTCTGTATCCCGACTTATTCAAAAAACGAATTTTCAGTTATCTATATGGTCTGCAGTCCACTACGTAGCATTTGCTCACCTGGTAGGAGGGTTATTCATTGCTTTAGGACTTTCTACACGGATAGCAGTTGCATTTCAAATTCCCATATTGCTGGGAGCTGTGTTTTTTGTGAATATTACAAACGGATTTAGTTTTCTGAATTCTGAATTCTGGTTTTCTTTGATTATCCTGATATTACTTATCGTATTTTTTATTGTAGGCTCGGGGACATATTCTCTTGACAATGCAATGAATAAACCCGGATATCTTCGTAAAATATAA